The Macadamia integrifolia cultivar HAES 741 unplaced genomic scaffold, SCU_Mint_v3 scaffold181, whole genome shotgun sequence genome window below encodes:
- the LOC122064890 gene encoding uncharacterized protein LOC122064890, which yields MKRQENPLNSSSSRRETLPENHQAKSIGCMSGLFHLVCKYQKRRKFLTSAQKQDRVSPSSPKIPKPSPEVAVHEKTAKVKEEEAINSFGKSSPPECDFRRFSCEAPRNRTLAADIQRSNSVNSPENFRRPQTLVARLMGLDEIPVASPKSASEKRQKLLGALEKCDEDLKALRKIIESIRLSDQIQSPSPTADWFTGTGGSNGTSSTRSDFKVQASYGPIRRARFQLDSRDSIMKHKSSSEYNGERPSPVSVLDEISSPPFTSKRRKNGEYKRSKEDNISFSFHRITAESLPRPSGRRGDYGCEYFWLPPKKLDWVSPFSSSRAMVESVNEVCQEVNWEEKRELRRIGLAIQDYIFAGLIEEVVKELECCSLYSSLRFEACRKRLCF from the exons ATGAAGAGACAAGAAAATCCActaaactcatcatcatctcgACGGGAAACCCTGCCGGAAAACCACCAAGCCAAAAGCATTGGCTGCATGTCGGGACTCTTCCACCTCGTCTGCAAATACCAAAAACGCAGGAAATTCCTCACCTCTG CTCAGAAACAGGACAGAGTCTCCCCTTCTTCTCCTAAAATCCCAAAGCCTTCACCGGAAGTCGCCGTCCATGAGAAAACTGCCaaagtgaaagaagaagaagcaatcaATTCTTTTGGGAAAAGCTCTCCTCCAGAATGCGACTTCCGGAGATTTTCTTGCGAGGCGCCGAGGAACCGAACACTGGCGGCGGATATCCAACGATCGAATTCAGTCAATTCGCCGGAGAATTTCCGCCGCCCGCAGACTCTGGTAGCGAGGCTGATGGGATTGGATGAGATCCCGGTGGCGTCGCCGAAATCCGCCTCTGAGAAGAGGCAGAAACTGCTGGGAGCACTGGAGAAATGCGACGAAGATCTTAAGGCGCTTAGGAAGATCATTGAGTCCATACGATTATCGGATCAGATTCAATCTCCGTCACCGACGGCAGACTGGTTCACCGGCACTGGCGGGAGTAATGGCACAAGTAGCACCAGAAGTGACTTTAAAGTGCAGGCAAGCTATGGGCCGATACGTCGGGCTAGGTTCCAATTGGACAGTAGGGATTCGATAATGAAGCACAAAAGTAGTTCGGAATATAACGGTGAACGGCCAAGTCCCGTTTCAGTGCTCGATGAGATCTCTTCTCCGCCGTTCACctccaaaagaaggaaaaacg GGGAATACAAGAGGTCAAAAGAAGACAACATCAGCTTCTCCTTTCACAGAATTACAGCTGAATCACTGCCAAGACCGTCTGGCCGCAGAGGAGACTATGGTTGCGAGTATTTTTGGTTGCCACCAAAGAAACTAGACTGGGTATCGCCATTTTCGAGCAGCAGAGCCATGGTAGAAAGTGTAAATGAAGTCTGTCAAGAAGTGAACTGGGAAGAGAAACGGGAGCTGAGAAGAATTGGTTTAGCCATACAGGATTACATATTTGCAGGGTTGATTGAAGAGGTTGTCAAAGAATTAGAATGCTGTAGCTTGTATTCTTCACTTCGCTTTGAGGCATGTAGGAAAAGGCTTTGTTTCTAG